TTACACCCTTTGGGAGCCGGTCTACAATATCATTAAAATCATCGTCCAGCAGGTACGAATCACTATTTCTGAAATCCATGTCATAAAGACATAATATTTCATCCATAGAGTCTTCAAGCTCATCTCCGTTTCGGTCCAGTACTTGTGAACCATGACCTGAAAAATGAAAGAACAATACATCTCCCTCCTTTGCTTCATCTATAAGCCAATCAAGCCGGTCCATGAGATTGTTTCGGGTTACACTCTCGTCAACGATAGTTCGAATTTCGTGCGGAGAGAAATTAAAAAGGCTTGTCAGAATGTCCGTCATATTACGAACATCGTTGATGCAACCATTGAGAGCTCGAACATACTTGTAGTTGTTTACTCCTACCAGTAAAGCTTTTTTTGCCATTTTTATTCTCCCTGATATTTGTTTTCTAACTCCGTATCTTTCGCCAGAAAAATTTGGTTAAAATAATGCGAATGAAATAAATGTCCTTATGCCATCGTTTCGCAGTTTTAGTATTATACTAAACGAAGGTTACAGATATCAGCATGTAAAGTGTCCGTGCGCATATATTCATGTGTGGTATTACCAGGATTTAGCCACAGAATTATTCTCTCTAAAAATCTCTACTTCAGCATAGCCATCAGTTCGAGGGCATTCCTGGCCGCCTGTCCGGAGTGGCAGTTGTTAAACATCACGATGGTTTCTTTTACGTAATGGTCAATAAATTGTGCGTCTGTCAGAAAGTCTCTCAGTAATTCCTTGGTATAGAGATAATTGTACCGTTCTTCCACCGAAGCATGAAACCAGTTGGTATTTCTTCCATGGAGTCGAAAATATCCGAGGTCGGTCGTAATGGTTGGGTTGTAAGGCATGAGGCCCCTCAGTTTTGGTTCATCAACAACGCAGTATCCGATATGATGTTGCTTGAGAAATGCCAGGCTCGTTTCACAGTGCCAATAAAAGTTCCTGAACTCAACCACCAGTGGTATATCGCTGAGTTTTTCTCTGAATGTTATGAGGTAGTCGTAATTTTCTTTTGTTGCATGAAAGCTGTAGGGAAATTGTGCCAGGATTGCCGATAAACGACCCTCTTTTTTTAGCGGTTCTATTGCATAACGGAATTGTTCGAAGGCATCATGGTTATTTACCCGTTTTCCGGTTTTCCGGTCTCTGATTTCATGG
The DNA window shown above is from Candidatus Brocadiaceae bacterium and carries:
- a CDS encoding DUF72 domain-containing protein — encoded protein: MIKVGTSGFSFPDWIGTAYPPNIKKGDMLPYYEKELGFTITEINATYYTIPSQKSFTGMIRKTSSDFEFTVKAHKSLTHEIRDRKTGKRVNNHDAFEQFRYAIEPLKKEGRLSAILAQFPYSFHATKENYDYLITFREKLSDIPLVVEFRNFYWHCETSLAFLKQHHIGYCVVDEPKLRGLMPYNPTITTDLGYFRLHGRNTNWFHASVEERYNYLYTKELLRDFLTDAQFIDHYVKETIVMFNNCHSGQAARNALELMAMLK